The following coding sequences are from one Pseudomonas oryzae window:
- a CDS encoding aromatic/alkene/methane monooxygenase hydroxylase/oxygenase subunit alpha, producing the protein MDMKTAAKKLSLKDKYKLFTRDLGWEPTYRSKDEVFPYVQYEGIKIHDWNQWEDPFRLTMDAYWKYQAEKERKFYAIIDAHAQNNGHLNITDARYLSALKVFLQAISPGEYAAHKGFARVGREFPGVGTQVACQMQAIDEIRHAQTQIHALSNYNKFYNGFHAFAEQRDRIWYTSVARSFFDDAMSAGPFEFMIAIGFSFEYVLTNLLFVPFMSGAAYNGDMATVTFGFSAQSDEARHMTLGLECIKFMLEQDPDNLPIVQAWIDKWFWRGIRVLSLVSTMMDYMLPKRVMSWREAWNIYGIENGTALFKDLARYGIRAPKGWDQAEEAIDHMSHQLMLGLYQWKFGTSFHVWIPSDEDMDWLSKKYPTTFDKYYRPRWEHIKKHEAATGAPFNNFGLPKLCQCCQLPTLFTEPGDPTLICHRESVYQGERYHFCSDGCKDVFDNEPEKYIQAWLPMPGLMQDLKGDLGAWVDWVFLKDGQDNGDYATSQDRQNFEQWRAQATSNQ; encoded by the coding sequence ATGGACATGAAAACCGCCGCCAAGAAGCTCAGCCTGAAGGACAAGTACAAGCTGTTCACCCGCGACCTGGGCTGGGAGCCGACCTACCGCAGCAAGGACGAGGTGTTCCCCTACGTCCAGTACGAAGGCATCAAGATCCACGACTGGAACCAGTGGGAAGACCCGTTCCGCCTGACCATGGACGCCTACTGGAAGTACCAGGCCGAGAAGGAGCGCAAGTTCTACGCGATCATCGACGCCCACGCGCAGAACAATGGCCACCTGAACATCACCGACGCCCGCTACCTGTCGGCGCTGAAGGTGTTCCTGCAGGCCATCAGCCCCGGCGAGTACGCCGCCCACAAGGGCTTCGCCCGCGTCGGCCGCGAGTTCCCCGGCGTCGGCACCCAGGTCGCCTGCCAGATGCAGGCCATCGACGAGATCCGCCACGCGCAGACGCAGATCCACGCGCTGTCCAACTACAACAAGTTCTACAACGGCTTCCACGCCTTCGCCGAACAGCGCGACCGCATCTGGTACACCTCGGTGGCCCGCTCGTTCTTCGACGACGCCATGTCCGCCGGCCCGTTCGAGTTCATGATCGCCATCGGCTTCAGCTTCGAATACGTGCTGACCAACCTGCTGTTCGTGCCGTTCATGTCCGGCGCCGCCTACAACGGCGACATGGCCACCGTCACCTTCGGCTTCTCGGCGCAGTCCGACGAGGCGCGGCACATGACCCTGGGCCTCGAGTGCATCAAGTTCATGCTCGAGCAGGACCCGGACAACCTGCCGATCGTCCAGGCCTGGATCGACAAGTGGTTCTGGCGCGGCATCCGCGTGCTGAGCCTGGTCAGCACCATGATGGACTACATGCTGCCCAAGCGCGTGATGTCCTGGCGCGAGGCGTGGAACATCTACGGCATCGAGAACGGCACTGCGCTGTTCAAGGACCTGGCCCGCTACGGCATCCGTGCGCCCAAGGGCTGGGACCAGGCCGAAGAGGCCATCGACCACATGTCCCACCAGCTGATGCTCGGCCTCTACCAGTGGAAGTTCGGCACCTCCTTCCACGTGTGGATCCCCTCCGACGAGGACATGGACTGGCTGTCGAAGAAGTACCCGACCACCTTCGACAAGTACTACCGCCCGCGCTGGGAGCACATCAAGAAGCACGAAGCCGCCACCGGCGCGCCGTTCAACAACTTCGGCCTGCCCAAGCTGTGCCAGTGCTGCCAGCTGCCGACCCTGTTCACCGAGCCGGGCGACCCGACCCTGATCTGCCACCGCGAGTCGGTGTACCAGGGCGAGCGCTACCACTTCTGCTCCGACGGCTGCAAGGACGTGTTCGACAACGAGCCGGAGAAGTACATCCAGGCCTGGCTGCCGATGCCGGGGCTGATGCAGGACCTCAAGGGCGACCTCGGCGCCTGGGTCGACTGGGTGTTCCTCAAGGACGGCCAGGACAACGGCGACTACGCCACCTCCCAGGACCGGCAGAACTTCGAGCAGTGGCGCGCCCAGGCCACGTCCAACCAGTAA
- a CDS encoding phenol hydroxylase subunit P4, whose translation MTVAARKEYVGIPRDRVENFHGKQLVFISWDHHLLICAPIMFCLPPQATFGELIESHLQPLLQADPDAAALDWSKVEWLKEGQPWVPDFAASLAANGIGHKEQLRMRTPGLHSLVPVN comes from the coding sequence ATGACCGTAGCCGCCCGCAAAGAATACGTCGGCATCCCCCGCGACCGCGTGGAGAACTTCCACGGCAAGCAGCTGGTGTTCATCAGCTGGGACCACCACCTGCTGATCTGTGCCCCCATCATGTTCTGCCTGCCGCCGCAGGCCACCTTCGGCGAACTGATCGAAAGCCACCTGCAACCGCTGCTGCAGGCCGACCCGGATGCCGCCGCCCTCGACTGGAGCAAGGTCGAGTGGCTCAAGGAAGGCCAGCCGTGGGTGCCGGACTTCGCCGCCAGCCTGGCCGCCAACGGCATCGGCCACAAGGAACAGCTGCGCATGCGCACCCCGGGCCTGCACAGCCTGGTACCGGTGAACTGA
- a CDS encoding NADH:ubiquinone reductase (Na(+)-transporting) subunit F — MSYELTIEPLGQTIEIEEGQTILDAALRAGIYLPHACCHGLCATCKVQVTDGEIDHGEASSFALMDFEREEQKCLACCATVQSDVTIEAEIEEDPDAENLPVRDFPGVVSRIESLTPTIKGIWLKLDAPEGMHFQAGQYVNLELPNGIGSRAFSIANAPEAGGEIELNIRIVPGGSGTTYVHEQLKVGDRLTISGPYGRFFVKKSADVPVIFMAGGSGLSSPRSMILDLLGEGFEKPITLIYGQRNRDELYYHDEFLALAEQHPNFQYVPALSHEPEGSGWQGFRGFVHEAAKEYFANDFRGHKAYLCGPPLMIDSCITTLMQGRLFERDIYTEKFISAADAQQVRSPLFKAI, encoded by the coding sequence ATGAGCTACGAACTGACCATCGAGCCGCTCGGCCAGACCATCGAGATCGAGGAAGGCCAGACCATCCTCGACGCCGCGCTGCGCGCCGGCATCTACCTGCCGCACGCCTGCTGCCACGGCCTGTGCGCCACCTGCAAGGTGCAGGTCACCGACGGCGAGATCGACCACGGCGAAGCCTCCAGCTTCGCCCTGATGGACTTCGAGCGCGAGGAGCAGAAGTGCCTGGCCTGCTGCGCCACCGTGCAGAGCGACGTCACCATCGAGGCCGAGATCGAGGAAGATCCGGACGCCGAGAACCTGCCGGTGCGCGACTTCCCCGGTGTCGTCAGCCGCATCGAGAGCCTGACCCCGACCATCAAGGGTATCTGGCTCAAGCTCGACGCCCCGGAAGGCATGCACTTCCAGGCCGGCCAGTACGTCAACCTGGAACTGCCCAACGGCATCGGCAGCCGCGCCTTCTCCATCGCCAACGCTCCGGAGGCGGGCGGCGAGATCGAGCTGAACATCCGCATCGTCCCCGGCGGCAGCGGCACCACCTACGTGCACGAACAGCTCAAGGTCGGCGACCGCCTGACCATCAGCGGCCCCTACGGACGCTTCTTCGTGAAGAAGTCCGCCGACGTGCCGGTGATCTTCATGGCCGGCGGCTCCGGCTTGTCCAGCCCGCGCTCGATGATCCTCGACCTCTTGGGCGAAGGCTTTGAAAAGCCGATCACCCTGATCTACGGCCAGCGCAACCGCGACGAGCTGTACTACCACGACGAGTTCCTCGCCCTGGCCGAGCAGCACCCCAACTTCCAGTACGTGCCGGCACTCTCCCACGAACCGGAAGGCAGCGGCTGGCAAGGCTTCCGCGGCTTCGTCCACGAGGCGGCCAAGGAATACTTCGCCAACGACTTCCGCGGCCACAAGGCCTACCTGTGCGGCCCGCCGCTGATGATCGACTCCTGCATCACCACCCTGATGCAGGGCCGCCTGTTCGAGCGCGACATCTACACCGAGAAGTTCATCTCGGCGGCCGATGCCCAGCAGGTGCGCAGTCCGTTGTTCAAGGCGATCTGA
- a CDS encoding GFA family protein, with protein sequence MSENKLIGGCACGAVRYESTAEPVIVAHCHCRDCQRASGAAMSTVFAVPRVAFRREGPTSTYATNGDSGHPVVRHFCPDCGSPLFSDVSVLPDLQFVRAASLDDPTAVSPTMHIYCDSAQPWGRPLDDLPHFAKMPG encoded by the coding sequence ATGAGTGAAAACAAACTGATCGGCGGCTGCGCCTGCGGCGCGGTGCGCTACGAATCCACAGCCGAGCCGGTCATTGTCGCCCACTGCCATTGCCGCGACTGCCAGCGCGCCAGCGGCGCCGCCATGTCCACGGTGTTCGCCGTGCCCCGCGTGGCCTTCCGCCGCGAAGGGCCGACCAGCACCTACGCCACCAACGGCGACAGCGGCCACCCGGTGGTCCGCCACTTCTGTCCCGACTGCGGCTCGCCGCTGTTCTCGGACGTGAGCGTGCTGCCCGACCTGCAGTTCGTCCGCGCCGCCAGCCTCGACGACCCGACCGCCGTCAGCCCCACCATGCACATCTACTGCGACAGCGCCCAGCCGTGGGGCAGGCCGCTGGACGACCTGCCGCACTTTGCCAAAATGCCGGGCTGA
- a CDS encoding PAAR domain-containing protein codes for MAKPAARLGDLNACPLPGHGTNPTTSGSPNVLINNLPALRVGDATACGDTVTEGIGTILINGKPIAFQGSATAHGGLIITGSGDVLVGTQSAAAPFSAPEILPRNSEQYQLIDENSGQPAGGILYCVECSDGQRLVGYTNSYGNTERVFTDEPQSVVVRWGKDAANHLRDKGISF; via the coding sequence ATGGCGAAACCAGCAGCACGTCTTGGCGATCTTAATGCCTGCCCTCTGCCAGGCCACGGCACCAATCCCACCACCAGCGGCTCACCCAATGTGCTGATAAACAACCTGCCTGCATTGCGGGTTGGCGATGCCACCGCTTGCGGCGACACGGTTACCGAAGGCATCGGCACCATCCTGATCAACGGCAAACCAATAGCCTTTCAGGGCAGTGCCACAGCGCATGGCGGCCTCATCATTACCGGCTCGGGCGATGTGCTGGTTGGCACCCAATCCGCTGCCGCACCTTTCTCGGCACCGGAGATACTGCCCAGGAATAGCGAGCAATACCAACTCATTGACGAAAATAGCGGACAACCTGCCGGAGGCATCCTTTACTGCGTGGAATGCAGCGATGGTCAGCGACTTGTCGGGTACACCAATAGCTATGGTAACACCGAAAGGGTGTTCACCGATGAACCTCAATCGGTAGTCGTACGGTGGGGCAAGGATGCAGCCAACCACCTCAGGGACAAGGGAATCAGCTTCTAA
- a CDS encoding type II toxin-antitoxin system Phd/YefM family antitoxin: MQSVLADKAVSVSELKKNPSAVIGGADGGPVAVLNHNRVMGYLVPAEVYEAMIERLEDLELAEIARARAGETPVPVSLDDL, from the coding sequence ATGCAAAGCGTACTGGCCGACAAGGCCGTCAGCGTCTCCGAACTGAAGAAGAATCCCTCCGCGGTGATCGGCGGCGCCGATGGCGGGCCGGTGGCGGTGCTCAACCACAACCGGGTGATGGGCTACCTGGTCCCGGCCGAGGTCTACGAGGCGATGATCGAGCGCCTGGAAGATCTGGAACTGGCCGAAATCGCCCGCGCCCGTGCCGGCGAGACGCCCGTGCCGGTGAGCCTGGATGACCTATAG
- a CDS encoding type II toxin-antitoxin system RelE family toxin, with the protein MTYSLEFLPSALKEWEKLGHTVREQLKKKLRERLELPRVPADALREMPNHYKIKLRALGYRLVCRVEDERVVVIVVAVGKRERVAAYEKAKGR; encoded by the coding sequence ATGACCTATAGCCTGGAGTTCCTGCCGTCCGCGCTGAAGGAGTGGGAGAAACTGGGCCATACGGTGCGCGAGCAGTTGAAGAAGAAACTGCGCGAGCGCCTGGAACTGCCCAGGGTGCCGGCCGACGCCCTGCGCGAGATGCCGAACCACTACAAGATCAAGCTGCGCGCCTTGGGCTACCGGCTGGTGTGCCGGGTGGAGGACGAGCGCGTGGTGGTGATCGTGGTCGCCGTGGGCAAGCGCGAGCGCGTCGCGGCCTACGAGAAGGCGAAGGGGCGGTAG
- a CDS encoding alpha/beta fold hydrolase, with protein sequence MASSSRHPSGASESRPLPTLVSTAKDQDPGAATHPACRAVALFIGGAGDKKAYYLAGPYRNIAYALTAFDQRIEEAGQTDGYQSLYLGYHEVWSASAIGRLVAAEVHDQTTPIYIVGHSLGAWSGAHLSQRLSEWGYRVEMLVTLDPVGSGLLVRLGSRIPYHRPAPRSHCWINVRAEPGRSNASDLVAQLGRKWHVAGEPDIDEALDTNHANAWALFCNPLHDGRSAADCMFESIVEQLRG encoded by the coding sequence ATGGCGAGCTCAAGCCGGCATCCCAGCGGAGCCAGTGAATCGCGACCTCTCCCGACACTGGTCTCCACGGCCAAGGATCAAGATCCCGGAGCGGCAACCCATCCCGCGTGTAGAGCGGTCGCCCTGTTCATCGGCGGTGCTGGTGACAAGAAGGCCTACTACCTGGCCGGTCCCTACCGCAACATCGCCTATGCTTTGACCGCTTTCGACCAGCGCATCGAGGAAGCCGGGCAGACGGACGGCTACCAGTCGCTGTATCTCGGCTATCACGAGGTATGGAGCGCATCCGCCATCGGCCGGCTGGTGGCGGCCGAGGTACATGACCAGACCACGCCCATCTATATCGTCGGCCACAGCCTCGGCGCCTGGAGCGGCGCGCACCTGTCGCAGCGGCTGAGCGAATGGGGCTACCGGGTGGAGATGCTGGTGACCCTGGACCCGGTGGGTTCGGGCCTGCTGGTGCGGCTGGGTTCGCGGATTCCCTACCACCGGCCGGCGCCGCGCAGCCACTGCTGGATCAACGTGCGCGCCGAGCCGGGGCGGTCGAACGCGTCGGACCTGGTGGCGCAGCTGGGGCGCAAGTGGCATGTCGCCGGCGAGCCGGACATCGACGAGGCGCTGGACACCAACCACGCCAATGCCTGGGCGCTGTTCTGCAATCCGCTGCACGATGGCCGCTCGGCCGCCGACTGCATGTTCGAGTCGATTGTCGAGCAGTTGCGTGGTTGA
- a CDS encoding 2-hydroxymuconic semialdehyde dehydrogenase — protein MRKIENFIAGEYVAAASGKRFDKRSPLDNRVIASIAEAGRGEVDAAVKAARGALSGEWGGLTTEQRVELLYGVANEITRRFDDFVEAEMADTGQPAHVQKHVFIPRGAANFKVFADVIKNVPSESFQMATPDGRGALNYSLRVPKGVIGVICPWNAPFMLMTWKVGPALACGNTVVVKPSEESPQTAALLGEVMNAVGIPKGVYNVVHGFGPDSAGEFLTQHPGVNAITFTGETRTGAAIMKAASEGMRDVSFELGGKNAGIVFADADFDAAVEGIFRSAFLNSGQVCLGTERVYVERPIFEPFVQALKVKAEAVKFGRPDDHNANYGPLISQEHRDKVLSYYRKAVEEGATVVTGGGVPEMPGELAEGAWVQPTIWTGLSDDAAVVREEIFGPCCHIRPFDSENEVVALANDNVYGLSTTIWTNDLARAHRMAARVEVGITWINSWFLRDLRTPFGGSKQSGIGREGGVHSLEFYTETRNVCVKL, from the coding sequence ATGCGCAAGATTGAGAACTTCATCGCCGGCGAGTACGTCGCCGCTGCCAGCGGCAAGCGTTTCGACAAGCGCTCGCCGCTCGACAACCGCGTGATCGCCTCCATCGCCGAGGCCGGGCGCGGTGAGGTGGATGCGGCGGTCAAGGCCGCGCGTGGCGCGCTCAGCGGCGAGTGGGGCGGGTTGACCACCGAGCAGCGTGTCGAGCTGCTGTACGGCGTGGCCAACGAGATCACCCGCCGCTTCGACGACTTCGTCGAGGCCGAGATGGCCGACACCGGCCAGCCCGCGCATGTCCAGAAGCACGTGTTCATCCCGCGCGGCGCGGCCAACTTCAAGGTGTTCGCCGACGTGATCAAGAACGTGCCCAGCGAATCCTTCCAGATGGCCACCCCGGACGGTCGCGGCGCGCTCAACTACTCGCTGCGCGTGCCCAAGGGCGTGATCGGCGTGATCTGCCCGTGGAACGCGCCGTTCATGCTGATGACCTGGAAGGTCGGCCCGGCGCTGGCCTGCGGCAACACCGTGGTGGTCAAGCCGTCCGAGGAGTCGCCGCAGACCGCCGCACTGCTCGGCGAGGTGATGAACGCCGTGGGCATCCCCAAGGGCGTGTACAACGTGGTGCACGGCTTCGGGCCGGATTCGGCCGGCGAGTTCCTCACCCAGCATCCGGGCGTCAACGCCATCACCTTCACCGGTGAGACCCGCACCGGCGCGGCGATCATGAAGGCCGCCTCGGAAGGCATGCGCGACGTCTCCTTCGAACTGGGCGGCAAGAACGCCGGCATCGTGTTCGCCGATGCGGACTTCGACGCGGCGGTGGAGGGCATCTTCCGCTCCGCCTTCCTCAACTCCGGGCAGGTGTGCCTGGGCACCGAGCGGGTGTACGTCGAGCGGCCGATCTTCGAGCCCTTCGTGCAGGCGCTGAAGGTCAAGGCCGAGGCGGTGAAGTTCGGCCGCCCGGACGATCACAACGCCAACTATGGCCCGCTGATCAGCCAGGAACACCGCGACAAGGTGCTGTCCTACTACCGCAAGGCGGTGGAAGAGGGCGCCACCGTGGTCACCGGCGGCGGCGTGCCGGAGATGCCGGGCGAGCTGGCCGAAGGCGCCTGGGTGCAGCCGACCATCTGGACCGGCCTGTCGGATGACGCGGCGGTGGTGCGCGAGGAGATCTTCGGCCCGTGCTGCCACATCCGCCCGTTCGACAGCGAGAACGAGGTGGTCGCCCTGGCCAACGACAACGTCTACGGCCTGTCCACCACCATCTGGACCAACGACCTGGCCCGCGCCCACCGCATGGCGGCGCGCGTCGAGGTGGGCATCACCTGGATCAACAGCTGGTTCCTGCGCGACCTGCGCACCCCGTTCGGCGGCTCCAAGCAGTCCGGCATCGGCCGCGAGGGCGGGGTGCATTCGCTGGAGTTCTACACCGAGACGCGCAACGTCTGCGTGAAGCTGTAA
- the dmpE gene encoding 2-oxopent-4-enoate hydratase: protein MDNNKIEQYGDELYEAFVARRAVPPLLSREPDISIEDAYRIQQRFVARRLAAGETVVGKKIGATSKPVQDFLGVYQPDFGILTSGMVYQEGDTIDLGELIQPKAEAELAFVLKHDLKGPGITAMDVIRATDYVLPCFEIVDSRITNWQIKIQDTVADNASCGVYVLGKTKGDPRKLDLTLAGMVLEKNGELFSTGVGAAVQGSPANAVAWLANTLGELGIPFKAGEVILSGSQSALVPVVDGDELVCTVGGLGSCRVKFSGRSAA, encoded by the coding sequence ATGGACAACAACAAGATCGAGCAATACGGCGATGAGCTGTACGAAGCCTTCGTCGCCCGCCGTGCGGTGCCGCCGCTGCTGAGCCGCGAGCCGGACATCAGCATCGAGGACGCCTACCGCATCCAGCAGCGCTTCGTCGCGCGGCGCCTGGCGGCCGGCGAGACGGTGGTCGGCAAGAAGATCGGCGCCACGAGCAAGCCGGTGCAGGATTTCCTCGGCGTGTACCAGCCGGACTTCGGCATCCTCACCTCGGGCATGGTCTACCAGGAGGGCGACACCATCGACCTCGGCGAGCTGATCCAGCCCAAGGCCGAGGCGGAGCTGGCCTTCGTGCTCAAGCACGACCTCAAGGGGCCGGGCATCACCGCGATGGACGTGATCCGCGCCACCGACTACGTGCTGCCGTGCTTCGAGATCGTCGATTCGCGCATCACCAACTGGCAGATCAAGATCCAGGACACCGTGGCCGACAACGCCTCCTGCGGCGTGTACGTGCTGGGCAAGACCAAGGGCGACCCGCGCAAGCTGGACCTGACCCTGGCCGGCATGGTGCTGGAGAAGAACGGCGAGCTGTTCTCCACCGGCGTCGGCGCCGCGGTGCAGGGTTCGCCGGCCAACGCGGTGGCCTGGCTGGCCAACACCCTCGGCGAGCTGGGCATCCCGTTCAAGGCCGGCGAGGTGATCCTCTCCGGTTCGCAATCGGCGCTGGTGCCGGTGGTCGATGGCGACGAACTGGTGTGCACGGTCGGCGGCCTCGGCAGCTGCCGGGTGAAATTCTCCGGGAGGAGCGCAGCATGA
- the dmpH gene encoding 2-oxo-3-hexenedioate decarboxylase: MSSNLTLSREDIVRLCERVEGAQTRAYAIPKLTDEYPDMTIADGYAVQSELRRRFIAKGHKLVGWKAGLTSKAKMQQMGVSVPSIGFLTDRMARPENSAISTSDLVHPRVECEVAFVMKETLQGPGCTAADVLAATDYVLPAVEIIDSRFSGFKFDLASVIADNGSSARFVGGGRPRYVEDLDLRTLGVVMEKNGEIVGMGASAAVLGHPAEAVAMLVNILAELGENLPAGSFVMSGGITEAVPVKPGDSVVARFQELGSVSMRFTE, from the coding sequence ATGAGCAGCAACCTGACCCTGTCCCGCGAGGACATCGTGCGCCTGTGCGAGCGCGTCGAAGGGGCGCAGACCCGCGCCTACGCGATCCCCAAGCTGACCGACGAATACCCGGACATGACCATCGCCGACGGCTACGCCGTGCAGAGCGAGCTGCGCCGCCGCTTCATCGCCAAGGGCCACAAGCTGGTCGGCTGGAAGGCCGGACTGACCTCCAAGGCCAAGATGCAGCAGATGGGAGTCAGCGTGCCCTCCATCGGCTTCCTCACCGACCGCATGGCGCGCCCGGAGAACTCGGCCATCTCCACGTCCGACTTGGTGCACCCGCGCGTCGAGTGCGAGGTGGCCTTCGTGATGAAGGAAACCCTGCAGGGTCCGGGCTGCACCGCGGCCGACGTGCTGGCCGCTACCGACTACGTGCTGCCGGCGGTGGAGATCATCGATTCGCGCTTCTCCGGCTTCAAGTTCGACCTGGCCAGCGTGATCGCCGACAACGGCTCTTCGGCGCGCTTCGTTGGCGGCGGCCGGCCGCGCTACGTCGAGGACCTCGATCTGCGCACCCTCGGCGTGGTGATGGAGAAGAACGGCGAGATCGTCGGCATGGGCGCCAGCGCCGCGGTGCTCGGCCATCCGGCCGAAGCGGTGGCCATGCTGGTGAACATCCTTGCCGAACTGGGCGAGAACCTGCCGGCCGGCAGCTTCGTGATGAGCGGCGGGATCACCGAGGCCGTGCCGGTCAAGCCGGGCGACAGCGTGGTCGCCCGCTTCCAGGAACTCGGCTCCGTATCCATGCGCTTCACCGAATAA
- a CDS encoding tautomerase family protein has translation MPIIEMHMIEGRTVEQKQRVAAAVTAAVAESLDCSPETVRILITEHREHEFYVAGLSKPQRAALQEQGQ, from the coding sequence ATGCCCATCATCGAAATGCACATGATCGAAGGCCGCACCGTCGAGCAGAAGCAGCGCGTCGCCGCCGCCGTCACCGCGGCGGTCGCCGAGAGCCTGGATTGCAGCCCGGAAACCGTGCGCATCCTGATCACCGAACACCGAGAACACGAGTTCTACGTCGCCGGCCTGAGCAAGCCGCAGCGCGCCGCGCTGCAGGAGCAGGGACAATGA
- a CDS encoding acetaldehyde dehydrogenase (acetylating) has product MKKIRCALIGSGNIGTDLIYKIQRSEVLEPVWMVGIDPESEGLARAREMGLKTTSDGVDGLLPHVLEDNIQIAFDATSAYVHAENSRKLNALGVLMIDLTPAAIGPLCVPPVNLREHAEKLEMNVNMISCAGQATIPIVHAVSRIQSVGYAEIVASLASKSIGPGTRANLDEFTYTTSNALEKVGGARKGKALAIINPAEPPMIMRNTISCLTDDEPDQERISASILEMIGEVQKYVPGYRLVNGPLFDGNKVAVFMEVAGLGDYLPTYAGNLDIMTAAATRTAEMFAEEILAGKIQLPTPEVA; this is encoded by the coding sequence ATGAAGAAGATCCGCTGTGCGCTGATCGGCTCGGGCAACATCGGCACCGACCTGATCTACAAGATCCAGCGCAGCGAAGTGCTGGAGCCGGTGTGGATGGTCGGCATCGACCCGGAATCCGAAGGCCTGGCGCGCGCCCGCGAGATGGGCCTGAAGACCACTAGCGACGGCGTGGACGGCCTGCTGCCGCATGTACTGGAAGACAACATCCAGATCGCCTTCGACGCCACCTCGGCCTACGTGCACGCCGAGAACAGCCGCAAGCTCAACGCGCTGGGCGTGCTGATGATCGACCTGACCCCGGCGGCCATCGGCCCGCTGTGCGTGCCGCCGGTGAACCTGCGCGAGCACGCCGAGAAGCTGGAGATGAACGTCAACATGATCTCCTGCGCCGGCCAGGCGACCATCCCGATCGTCCACGCGGTGTCGCGCATCCAGAGCGTCGGCTACGCCGAGATCGTCGCCAGCCTGGCGTCGAAATCCATCGGCCCGGGCACCCGCGCCAACCTCGACGAGTTCACCTACACCACCTCCAACGCGCTGGAGAAGGTCGGCGGCGCGCGCAAGGGCAAGGCGCTGGCGATCATCAACCCGGCCGAGCCGCCGATGATCATGCGCAACACCATCTCCTGCCTGACCGACGACGAGCCGGACCAGGAGCGCATCAGCGCCTCGATCCTCGAGATGATCGGCGAGGTGCAGAAGTACGTGCCGGGCTACCGGCTGGTCAACGGCCCGCTGTTCGACGGCAACAAGGTGGCGGTGTTCATGGAAGTGGCTGGTCTCGGCGACTACCTGCCGACCTACGCCGGCAACCTCGACATCATGACCGCGGCGGCCACTCGCACCGCCGAGATGTTCGCCGAGGAGATCCTTGCAGGAAAGATCCAGCTGCCCACCCCGGAGGTTGCGTGA
- the dmpG gene encoding 4-hydroxy-2-oxovalerate aldolase, with the protein MMSQSNSLKGRKVILHDMCLRDGMHAKREQISIEQMVKVATALDDAGVPYIQVTHGAGLGGNSLQHGFAPHSNEEYISAVASKMKQAKVSVLLIPGLGTMKELQSAYDCGARSVHVATHCTEADTSPQHIAFARKLGMDTTGFLMMAHLNDAEGIAKQGKLMESYGAQTVYVTDSAGYMLPEDVKARIGALREVLNPETEIGFHGHHNLGMGIANSIAAIEAGASRIDGSAAGLGAGAGNTPLEVFAAVCERMGIDTGVDLFKLMDVAEDIIVPMMEHVVRVDRESLTLGYAGVYSTFLLHSKRASERFGVPARDILVELGRRKMIGGQEDMILDTAMTMAKERGLLKSA; encoded by the coding sequence GTGATGAGCCAGTCCAACAGTCTCAAGGGCCGCAAGGTCATCCTCCACGACATGTGCCTGCGCGACGGCATGCACGCCAAGCGCGAGCAGATCAGCATCGAGCAGATGGTCAAGGTCGCCACCGCCCTCGATGATGCCGGGGTGCCCTACATCCAGGTCACCCACGGCGCGGGCCTGGGCGGCAACTCGCTGCAGCACGGCTTCGCCCCGCACAGCAACGAGGAGTACATCAGCGCCGTCGCCTCCAAGATGAAGCAGGCCAAGGTCTCGGTGCTGCTGATTCCGGGCCTGGGCACCATGAAGGAGCTGCAGTCGGCCTACGACTGCGGTGCGCGCAGCGTGCACGTGGCCACCCACTGCACCGAGGCGGACACCTCGCCGCAGCACATCGCCTTCGCCCGCAAGCTGGGCATGGACACCACCGGCTTCCTGATGATGGCCCACCTCAACGATGCTGAAGGCATCGCCAAGCAGGGCAAGCTGATGGAGTCCTACGGCGCGCAGACCGTGTACGTCACCGACTCGGCCGGCTACATGCTGCCGGAGGACGTCAAGGCACGCATCGGTGCCCTGCGCGAGGTGCTCAACCCGGAAACCGAGATCGGCTTCCACGGCCACCACAACCTGGGCATGGGCATCGCCAACTCCATCGCCGCCATCGAGGCTGGTGCCAGTCGCATCGATGGCTCGGCCGCGGGCCTCGGCGCCGGCGCCGGCAACACCCCGCTGGAGGTGTTCGCCGCGGTGTGCGAGCGCATGGGCATCGACACCGGCGTCGACCTGTTCAAGCTGATGGACGTCGCCGAGGACATCATCGTGCCGATGATGGAGCACGTGGTGCGCGTCGACCGCGAGTCGCTGACCCTCGGCTACGCCGGCGTCTACTCGACCTTCCTGCTGCACTCCAAGCGTGCTTCCGAGCGTTTCGGCGTACCGGCGCGCGACATCCTGGTCGAGCTGGGCCGCAGGAAGATGATCGGCGGCCAGGAGGACATGATCCTCGACACCGCGATGACCATGGCCAAGGAGCGCGGGCTGCTGAAGTCGGCCTGA